From the Leptospira sp. WS60.C2 genome, one window contains:
- a CDS encoding helix-turn-helix domain-containing protein, with translation MILFYILTRSLEASIFMGNVAIHIIGFSAGLSFLFALGEFLGSKTSRQTIVQGLLFLFAAFFQTHTYLTSTELFREYPHFYLVHLPFTACIGSLLKQYFSELWNENHSKNRFSLWELLPSAFVFVLMIPFYLSPAEEKIAIHDSYVKNGVPLRFQIIILIAVLPIFYSAYYVFSHMVRYIRWESFKKSAHLRLVGLVVGFGAIASAVGIYTLFFHQKHGLQIVSLFIACLVIGIYLLRQKSPELWGEVHRIVIEEKKYQNSQLGSFDLGELHHRLKHLMEVEQVFLDETINLEKLAKQMNLSEHQLSEFLNSHLKKSFFHLLNDYRIEEAKRLFATEPEKNILTIAYEVGFPSKSTFYDAFKREIGFSPSEYRKNLKK, from the coding sequence GTGATTTTATTTTACATTCTAACGCGATCTTTAGAAGCTTCTATATTTATGGGGAATGTAGCCATTCACATCATTGGATTTTCGGCAGGATTGTCTTTCCTATTTGCCCTAGGAGAATTTTTGGGGTCAAAAACAAGTCGGCAAACCATTGTACAGGGGCTACTCTTTCTATTTGCGGCGTTTTTTCAAACCCATACCTATCTCACTTCCACTGAGTTGTTTCGAGAATACCCCCATTTTTATTTGGTGCATTTGCCCTTTACGGCATGCATTGGTTCTTTATTGAAACAGTATTTTTCAGAACTCTGGAATGAAAATCACAGCAAAAACCGATTTTCTCTCTGGGAACTATTGCCTTCAGCTTTTGTATTTGTACTCATGATCCCGTTTTATCTGTCTCCGGCAGAAGAAAAAATTGCGATTCATGATTCGTATGTAAAAAATGGAGTTCCTCTTCGATTTCAAATCATCATTCTCATTGCTGTTCTTCCTATTTTTTATTCTGCTTATTATGTATTTTCCCATATGGTTCGTTACATCCGATGGGAATCCTTTAAAAAATCAGCACACCTCCGTTTGGTGGGTCTTGTAGTAGGGTTTGGTGCTATCGCCAGTGCAGTCGGTATTTACACATTATTCTTTCACCAGAAACATGGATTACAAATTGTATCCCTATTTATCGCCTGTTTGGTGATCGGAATTTATCTCTTACGACAAAAAAGTCCTGAATTGTGGGGTGAAGTCCATCGCATTGTAATCGAAGAAAAGAAATACCAAAACTCTCAATTGGGTTCTTTCGATTTAGGCGAACTTCATCATCGGCTAAAACATCTGATGGAAGTAGAACAAGTGTTTCTAGATGAAACGATCAATTTAGAAAAATTAGCAAAACAAATGAACTTATCCGAACACCAACTTTCGGAATTTCTCAATTCTCACTTGAAAAAAAGTTTCTTTCATTTGTTGAACGATTATCGCATCGAAGAAGCCAAAAGACTATTTGCCACAGAACCTGAGAAGAACATTCTTACCATCGCATATGAAGTGGGTTTCCCATCTAAATCTACTTTTTATGATGCCTTCAAACGCGAAATCGGGTTCAGTCCAAGCGAATACCGCAAGAATCTAAAAAAATAA
- a CDS encoding MlaE family ABC transporter permease yields the protein MESNQRQSSFLWEGNTLEIHLPEQFNTKEVSSDWVTFFALLENNTPRTIIIFAHKLKETDTAGISFLKLVRTECESKEIRFDLRGLDEKFQYRLKIASDDSKKYQEQLAVALRKSEQIGKLTLDSLLEFKYLITFTGELTVSFWRSFLHPSKIRWKDSFRVAESMGVNAFPIIAMIGFLLGLIMSFQSAIPMRRFGAEIFVANLVGLSLFRELGPLMTAFILSGRSGSAFAAELGTMKVSEEIDALTTMGLPPVQFLIIPRLVASLIVTPLLTIVFNLFGLIGGAVVLVSFGFPLITFVNQVNIAVGLSDILGGLLKSYFFGMIIASIGCYRGLKTASGAGAVGESTTSAVVGSIILVSILDGIFSVLYFYLRI from the coding sequence GTGGAATCTAACCAAAGACAATCGTCATTTTTATGGGAAGGAAATACCTTAGAGATTCACCTGCCTGAACAATTCAACACAAAGGAAGTTTCGAGCGATTGGGTTACTTTTTTTGCGTTATTGGAAAACAATACTCCCCGAACTATCATTATTTTCGCTCACAAATTAAAGGAAACAGACACTGCGGGAATTTCATTTTTAAAACTCGTCCGCACAGAATGTGAGTCGAAAGAAATTCGGTTCGACTTACGCGGATTAGACGAGAAGTTTCAATACCGATTAAAAATTGCAAGTGATGATAGCAAAAAATACCAAGAACAACTTGCAGTAGCCCTTCGCAAATCCGAACAAATTGGAAAACTCACTCTAGATTCTTTATTGGAATTCAAATACCTCATCACCTTCACTGGCGAATTAACCGTTTCATTTTGGCGTTCTTTTTTACACCCTTCCAAAATCAGATGGAAAGATAGTTTCCGCGTGGCCGAATCCATGGGAGTCAATGCCTTTCCGATCATTGCCATGATTGGGTTTTTACTTGGTCTCATCATGTCCTTTCAATCGGCAATTCCGATGCGGAGATTTGGAGCAGAGATCTTTGTTGCCAATCTTGTGGGACTTTCTCTCTTTCGAGAATTGGGTCCACTGATGACCGCTTTTATTTTATCGGGAAGATCTGGTTCTGCGTTTGCGGCAGAACTAGGAACCATGAAAGTCTCGGAAGAGATCGATGCTCTGACGACCATGGGTCTTCCCCCCGTTCAATTTCTCATCATCCCAAGGCTTGTGGCATCTCTCATTGTCACACCACTTCTCACCATTGTGTTTAATTTATTTGGTCTCATTGGTGGTGCGGTTGTCCTTGTGAGTTTTGGATTCCCTTTGATTACATTTGTCAATCAGGTGAACATTGCTGTTGGACTTTCCGATATATTAGGAGGTCTTCTGAAATCTTATTTTTTTGGAATGATCATTGCATCAATTGGCTGTTACCGAGGTTTGAAAACAGCTTCTGGGGCAGGAGCTGTGGGTGAATCAACAACCTCTGCTGTAGTTGGTTCGATCATTTTAGTTTCCATCTTAGATGGAATTTTTTCCGTCTTATATTTTTATTTACGCATATGA
- a CDS encoding ABC transporter ATP-binding protein, translating to MNDKPIIRVEHLTTGYGHTVIMEDISFDVYKGEIFGILGGSGCGKSTVLKNMIGLTKPFSGRIWIDDDDIVMAEGKQKIQIWNRIGVMYQQSALFGSMSLLENVRLPLEEFTKLPLPIMNEIVMTKLKMVGLFPFAHLSPSELSGGMKKRAAIARAMAMDPEIVFLDEPSAGLDPITSVELDHLIIRLSRTLGVTFVIVTHELPSVFTMADRVIVLDKSKKGIIAEGKPKDLKEKSKDPFVKQFFNRIPQESAPL from the coding sequence ATGAATGATAAACCGATTATTCGAGTCGAACACCTAACAACAGGTTATGGTCATACTGTGATCATGGAAGATATTTCCTTTGATGTCTACAAAGGAGAGATCTTTGGTATTCTTGGTGGGTCTGGTTGTGGTAAATCGACGGTTCTCAAAAATATGATTGGTTTAACTAAACCTTTTAGCGGTAGAATTTGGATCGATGACGATGACATCGTGATGGCAGAAGGCAAACAAAAGATTCAAATCTGGAATCGAATTGGAGTGATGTACCAACAGAGTGCTTTGTTTGGTTCCATGTCTTTACTTGAGAATGTGCGTTTACCATTAGAAGAATTTACGAAACTACCTCTTCCTATCATGAATGAAATTGTGATGACCAAATTAAAAATGGTGGGACTTTTTCCTTTTGCTCATCTGAGTCCTTCTGAACTTTCAGGAGGGATGAAAAAAAGAGCCGCCATTGCACGTGCGATGGCTATGGATCCAGAGATTGTATTTTTGGACGAGCCCAGTGCAGGCCTTGATCCCATCACCAGTGTTGAATTAGATCATCTTATCATTCGTTTGTCGAGGACTCTCGGTGTTACCTTTGTGATCGTTACCCATGAGTTACCATCTGTCTTCACAATGGCAGACCGAGTCATCGTGTTAGATAAGTCTAAGAAAGGGATCATAGCAGAAGGAAAACCAAAAGACCTCAAGGAAAAATCCAAAGATCCATTCGTGAAACAATTTTTCAATCGTATCCCACAGGAGAGTGCTCCCCTATGA
- a CDS encoding MlaD family protein — protein sequence MNQSNTVYFKVGVFVLVSFFTLILFLIVFTAGNIFQRSVSLETYFDESVQGLDIGSPVKHRGVKVGTVQEITFVQNEYADKLNEDTALRYGRYVLIKMSVPDFVKGVYGNDLKKTVQRMIQSGLRVRLASQGLTGTAYLEVDYLNPEKNPPLYIEWEPKTVYIPSAPSTISRFTASVDKFFDKVEKADVDKILLGVGDLIKNLNQTILDARLGDLSKEATSLLVDLRKTNGEVKALIASPETQNLPKKLDQSVSQLQTTLKRLDTLLAANQGDISTSIENLRIASEDLKEVTANAKKYPSQFLFGDAPNKSKLWK from the coding sequence ATGAACCAATCCAATACAGTCTATTTTAAAGTTGGTGTTTTTGTTTTAGTTAGTTTTTTTACACTGATCCTCTTTCTCATTGTTTTCACTGCTGGAAATATTTTCCAAAGATCTGTGAGTCTAGAAACCTACTTTGATGAATCAGTGCAAGGACTAGATATTGGTTCTCCCGTGAAACACCGCGGTGTGAAAGTGGGGACTGTTCAGGAAATCACATTTGTACAAAATGAGTATGCGGATAAATTAAATGAAGATACCGCCTTACGATATGGACGTTATGTCCTGATCAAAATGTCTGTTCCTGATTTTGTGAAAGGTGTGTACGGGAATGATCTCAAAAAAACCGTTCAAAGAATGATTCAAAGTGGACTCCGTGTTCGTCTCGCCTCACAAGGATTAACTGGAACAGCCTATTTGGAAGTGGACTATTTGAATCCGGAAAAAAACCCACCTTTGTACATCGAGTGGGAACCAAAAACGGTCTACATTCCATCAGCACCTAGTACCATCTCCAGATTCACGGCATCTGTGGATAAGTTTTTTGATAAAGTGGAAAAAGCAGACGTGGACAAAATTCTTTTGGGTGTTGGAGATTTGATCAAAAATTTAAACCAAACCATCCTGGATGCAAGACTCGGGGATTTGTCGAAAGAAGCCACATCCTTACTTGTGGATCTAAGAAAAACCAATGGGGAAGTGAAAGCACTCATTGCAAGTCCAGAGACACAAAACCTCCCGAAAAAACTGGATCAATCTGTGTCCCAATTGCAGACCACACTCAAACGATTGGATACACTTCTTGCGGCAAACCAAGGCGATATCTCAACATCCATTGAAAATTTAAGAATTGCTTCAGAAGACTTAAAAGAAGTCACTGCGAATGCAAAAAAATATCCTTCGCAGTTCCTATTTGGGGATGCTCCGAACAAGTCTAAACTATGGAAATGA
- a CDS encoding sterol desaturase family protein, translated as MRLIESIVPFYFLLMLIEIGYTRFKKKDYYFYEDSLADLSLGVLSRIFDGLILLGLVFVYSKLYDLSFGVETLSKLYLAPTSPLYWIVLFILLDFLFYLAHRYSHEIKILWASHVVHHSSEEFNLSVALRQSFIRNIGIGIFYLPLALLGFPVESYLIIDALNRTYQFWVHTRAIKKLPNWFEAIFVTPSHHRVHHAMNPEYIDKNYGGVFIIWDKMFGTFCKETIEPRYGLTTQLHNYDPINANVHVLKDLFSDLVKTKNKWQGIVSFFSYPSVRPDDLQMAIDRGVTDPKVWLSHHRLELTNKVHNPVHRKSSGTLGYRVFLFFQFIIPTILTLYFLKRMHLYGLGEVTSVFALLVFSFYSLGKLLEGKKHWLSIEIPKYFSWLFLILYFYKS; from the coding sequence ATGAGACTGATAGAATCCATTGTTCCTTTTTATTTTCTTTTAATGTTAATTGAGATTGGTTACACTCGTTTCAAAAAGAAAGACTATTATTTTTATGAAGACTCTCTGGCTGATTTGAGTTTAGGGGTCTTGAGTCGTATCTTCGATGGTTTGATTTTACTTGGTCTTGTCTTCGTTTATTCTAAGTTGTATGATCTGTCCTTTGGTGTGGAAACACTCTCTAAGCTGTATTTGGCACCAACATCACCTCTTTATTGGATTGTTCTTTTTATCTTATTGGACTTTTTGTTTTACTTGGCGCATCGTTATAGCCATGAAATTAAGATCCTATGGGCATCACATGTCGTTCATCATTCAAGCGAAGAGTTTAATTTGTCTGTTGCCTTGAGACAATCGTTCATTCGTAATATTGGAATCGGAATATTTTATCTACCACTTGCTCTTCTGGGATTCCCTGTGGAGTCTTATCTCATCATTGATGCACTCAACCGTACATACCAATTTTGGGTGCATACAAGAGCGATCAAAAAACTACCCAACTGGTTTGAAGCTATTTTTGTAACACCATCTCACCATAGAGTCCATCACGCGATGAATCCTGAATACATTGATAAAAACTATGGTGGTGTTTTTATCATTTGGGATAAGATGTTTGGAACGTTTTGTAAAGAAACGATTGAGCCTCGTTATGGACTCACTACACAATTGCACAATTACGATCCAATCAATGCAAACGTGCATGTTTTAAAAGATTTGTTTTCTGATTTGGTAAAAACCAAAAACAAATGGCAGGGAATTGTTTCTTTTTTCTCTTATCCTTCGGTTCGCCCTGATGATTTGCAAATGGCGATTGATCGGGGAGTGACAGATCCCAAGGTTTGGTTGTCTCACCACAGGTTAGAGTTAACCAACAAAGTGCATAACCCAGTGCATCGGAAATCTTCTGGAACATTGGGTTATCGAGTGTTTTTGTTCTTTCAGTTCATCATTCCAACGATTCTTACTTTATATTTCTTGAAACGAATGCATCTTTATGGGCTGGGCGAAGTAACTTCTGTTTTTGCCTTACTCGTTTTTTCCTTTTATTCCTTGGGGAAATTATTAGAGGGAAAAAAACATTGGCTTTCTATCGAAATTCCAAAGTATTTCTCTTGGCTATTTCTCATTCTTTATTTTTATAAATCATAG
- a CDS encoding VOC family protein gives MKYLHTMIRVQNLEKTLHFFVDILGLKVSRQREYPEGKFTLVFLSTGEVDAPEIELTFNWDQAEPYSVGRNFGHLAYEVDDIYQICEKIQSMGVVINRPPRDGRMAFVRSPDLISIELLQKGNPLPPKEPWVSMPNTGEW, from the coding sequence ATGAAATATTTACATACAATGATTCGGGTTCAAAATTTGGAGAAAACTCTCCATTTTTTTGTCGATATCCTTGGTTTAAAAGTCTCACGCCAAAGAGAATACCCAGAGGGAAAATTCACTCTCGTGTTTTTGTCTACTGGGGAAGTGGATGCTCCTGAAATCGAACTGACCTTTAACTGGGACCAGGCGGAACCTTACTCCGTAGGCAGAAATTTTGGGCATTTGGCATATGAGGTCGATGACATCTATCAAATCTGTGAGAAAATCCAATCCATGGGTGTGGTGATCAATCGACCTCCAAGGGACGGTCGAATGGCCTTTGTTAGGTCTCCTGATTTGATCTCCATTGAATTACTACAAAAAGGAAACCCTTTGCCACCCAAAGAACCATGGGTTTCTATGCCCAATACGGGAGAGTGGTGA
- a CDS encoding NAD(P)/FAD-dependent oxidoreductase, whose protein sequence is MGNVPKIAVIGAGASGCFTALQVFESLKGNAQIQIFEKSKEPLAKLRISGGGRCNVTHQLFEPELLSLRYPRGQKELRWAFERFQPKDTIQWFQKRGVELKAEADGRMFPTTDKSETIIDCFLKELQKYQIPIHYEQALVGIYKVEGNSKKFRILWEGGTEEYFDFVVIATGSNRKVWSILEKLGHTIIDPVPSLFTLTLENTDLMELTGLSIPHAEIRILPKGKPQTGPLLITHWGLSGPCALRLSAWEARTLFLANYKVELSVNWIESTPTQEVEDYYSKKKEVSPSEKLSPNPDWKLPSRFFDWILKESGIQINKRYSELSKAEIRFLSLNLTQKKLQMVAKGVFKEEFVTAGGVNRKEIQFNTMESKICPGLYFVGEVIDVDGITGGFNFQNAWTTSVIAAQGIQKTLVT, encoded by the coding sequence TTGGGGAATGTGCCCAAAATTGCCGTCATTGGAGCAGGTGCCTCAGGTTGTTTCACGGCATTACAAGTATTTGAATCACTGAAGGGAAATGCTCAGATTCAAATTTTTGAAAAGAGTAAGGAACCTTTAGCAAAACTTAGAATCTCGGGTGGGGGACGTTGTAATGTCACTCACCAATTGTTTGAGCCAGAACTTCTTTCCCTTCGTTACCCGCGTGGTCAAAAAGAATTACGATGGGCGTTCGAACGCTTTCAACCGAAAGATACCATCCAATGGTTTCAGAAACGAGGTGTGGAATTAAAAGCGGAAGCTGACGGCAGAATGTTTCCTACAACAGACAAATCAGAAACGATCATTGATTGTTTTCTAAAAGAATTACAAAAGTATCAAATCCCAATTCATTATGAACAAGCATTAGTCGGCATTTACAAAGTCGAAGGAAATTCGAAAAAATTTCGTATCTTATGGGAAGGTGGAACCGAAGAGTATTTTGATTTTGTCGTGATCGCAACAGGTTCCAATCGAAAAGTATGGAGCATCCTTGAAAAATTAGGACATACAATCATCGATCCAGTTCCTTCCTTATTCACTCTCACATTGGAAAATACAGATCTTATGGAATTAACAGGGCTTTCTATCCCTCATGCAGAAATTAGAATTCTTCCCAAAGGAAAACCACAAACAGGACCTCTCCTCATCACACATTGGGGACTCAGTGGACCATGTGCCCTTCGACTTTCTGCTTGGGAAGCGAGAACCTTATTTCTTGCAAATTACAAGGTAGAATTGTCCGTAAACTGGATAGAATCTACTCCCACGCAAGAAGTAGAAGACTATTATTCGAAGAAAAAAGAAGTTTCTCCTAGTGAAAAACTTTCCCCCAATCCTGATTGGAAATTACCATCTCGTTTTTTTGATTGGATTTTAAAAGAATCAGGTATTCAGATAAACAAACGTTATTCGGAGTTAAGTAAAGCAGAGATTCGTTTTTTAAGTTTAAACCTAACCCAGAAAAAATTGCAGATGGTAGCAAAGGGTGTGTTTAAAGAAGAGTTTGTCACAGCAGGTGGAGTAAATCGAAAAGAAATCCAATTCAATACAATGGAAAGTAAAATTTGTCCAGGTTTGTATTTTGTCGGCGAAGTGATCGATGTAGATGGAATTACTGGTGGATTTAATTTTCAAAATGCTTGGACGACAAGTGTCATTGCCGCCCAAGGAATTCAGAAAACACTTGTTACTTGA
- the pyk gene encoding pyruvate kinase — MPEENRIPKKRTKIICTIGPASANRETILNLIYAGMDLARMNFSHSTHDYHKEIFELIRECEQESGKSIGILADLQGPKIRTGKLGVGPIELKAGDQIAINNHGDFLGTRDEIGCTYQYILNDIDVGHKILIDDGKLAFVVKSKSKEKAVLETVIGGVLKDNKGINLPGTPISAPALSEKDIEDLQFALSLGVDYIALSFVRRASDLEMARQFMKDSYAGLIAKIERPEAIQNIEEIIDHCDGIMIARGDLGVELDTQYVPIIQKEMITKLNQRGKPVITATQMLETMIDNPRPTRAEASDVANAVMDGTDAVMLSGETASGKYPVETVKTMTSIIQAAEESEIYLSHLRSMDRSEFEVERTALGSAAESISRSIRAKAIINFTRSGYSSLLSSEFRPLNPIYSFTPFLGTARKMQLFWGVESYVMPMMDKFPDMIAFMSKTLKSEGKLKSGDTVVILSGAPGSVAQTVDFIQIHKIK, encoded by the coding sequence ATGCCTGAAGAGAATCGAATCCCCAAAAAACGCACTAAAATCATTTGTACCATCGGACCTGCCTCCGCGAATCGGGAAACAATTTTGAATTTGATTTACGCAGGGATGGACCTTGCTCGGATGAATTTCTCCCACTCCACACACGACTACCACAAAGAAATTTTTGAACTGATCCGAGAATGTGAACAAGAATCGGGAAAATCAATTGGGATTTTGGCCGATTTACAAGGTCCAAAAATCCGAACAGGAAAACTCGGAGTGGGTCCAATCGAATTAAAAGCGGGCGACCAAATTGCTATTAACAATCATGGCGATTTTTTAGGAACTAGAGATGAGATAGGATGCACATACCAATACATTTTAAATGACATCGATGTAGGACATAAAATTCTCATTGATGATGGGAAACTCGCTTTTGTTGTAAAATCCAAATCGAAAGAAAAAGCAGTGTTAGAAACTGTCATTGGCGGTGTTTTAAAAGACAATAAAGGAATCAATTTACCTGGAACCCCTATCTCTGCTCCTGCACTTTCGGAAAAAGACATCGAAGACTTACAATTTGCACTCTCTTTAGGTGTGGACTATATCGCATTATCTTTTGTTAGACGAGCAAGTGATTTAGAGATGGCACGCCAATTTATGAAAGATAGTTATGCAGGCCTCATTGCAAAAATAGAAAGACCAGAAGCAATTCAAAATATTGAAGAAATCATCGATCATTGTGATGGGATTATGATTGCAAGAGGTGATTTAGGAGTTGAGCTTGATACCCAATATGTTCCTATCATCCAAAAAGAGATGATCACAAAACTAAATCAACGAGGCAAACCAGTCATCACCGCCACACAGATGTTAGAGACAATGATCGACAACCCTAGACCCACAAGAGCCGAAGCAAGTGATGTTGCTAATGCCGTGATGGATGGAACGGATGCAGTGATGTTATCGGGCGAAACAGCCTCTGGAAAATATCCGGTAGAAACTGTCAAAACTATGACAAGCATCATCCAAGCAGCAGAAGAATCAGAAATTTATTTGTCCCACCTTCGCAGTATGGACAGATCTGAATTTGAAGTAGAAAGAACAGCTCTTGGCAGTGCGGCCGAGTCGATTTCCAGATCCATACGTGCCAAAGCGATCATCAACTTTACAAGATCAGGTTATTCGTCTTTACTCTCTTCAGAGTTTCGTCCACTCAATCCCATTTATTCTTTTACACCGTTTCTGGGAACAGCAAGAAAGATGCAATTGTTTTGGGGAGTTGAGTCTTATGTCATGCCGATGATGGATAAATTTCCTGATATGATTGCCTTCATGAGTAAAACTCTAAAGTCTGAGGGGAAATTAAAATCGGGTGATACTGTTGTGATTTTATCGGGCGCGCCAGGTTCTGTTGCGCAAACTGTCGATTTTATCCAAATTCACAAGATCAAGTAA
- a CDS encoding histone deacetylase — protein sequence MASNALALIYHSSYNLELPGHVFPAHKYSHLYNRVKRDPVYASWDILLPKKADEADLELVHTKEYLDDLFGFEHTPRTMYSELPLNRSIVESFMYGVGGTIMASELSDNHKFAFNMGGGYHHSFPDKAEGFCYLNDVAIAIRKQKLTKPDLNALIIDLDLHQGNGNSYIFQYDDKVYTFSMHQGNLYPKKETSNLDVNLEANIKDDEYLSILEQSLNQIRKDFDTNIIYYVAGADPYEDDSLGELKVSMKGLKERDRMVKKFAESMNVPCVVTLAGGYARNFKDTVEIHFNTITAFGET from the coding sequence ATGGCATCAAATGCACTCGCTCTTATCTACCATTCTTCGTACAACCTCGAATTGCCTGGTCATGTTTTCCCTGCTCATAAGTATTCTCATTTATACAACCGAGTGAAACGAGATCCCGTTTATGCTTCTTGGGATATACTTTTACCAAAAAAAGCAGACGAAGCTGATTTAGAATTGGTACATACGAAAGAATACTTAGATGATTTATTCGGCTTCGAACATACACCACGTACCATGTATTCCGAACTTCCGTTGAATCGAAGTATTGTGGAAAGTTTCATGTACGGAGTTGGTGGTACGATCATGGCTAGTGAACTTTCTGATAATCATAAGTTTGCTTTTAATATGGGTGGAGGGTACCATCATAGTTTTCCTGACAAAGCGGAAGGATTTTGTTATTTGAATGATGTTGCGATTGCAATTCGAAAACAAAAACTAACAAAACCAGATTTAAACGCACTCATCATTGATCTCGATCTTCACCAGGGGAATGGTAATTCTTATATTTTTCAATATGATGACAAAGTTTACACATTTTCGATGCACCAAGGAAATTTATATCCGAAAAAAGAAACATCTAACTTAGATGTGAACTTAGAAGCAAATATTAAAGATGATGAATATCTTTCTATCCTTGAACAATCCTTAAATCAAATTCGAAAGGATTTTGATACAAATATCATTTATTATGTTGCAGGAGCTGATCCTTATGAAGATGATTCTCTTGGGGAACTAAAAGTTTCTATGAAGGGTCTGAAAGAAAGGGATCGGATGGTTAAGAAATTTGCAGAGTCAATGAATGTTCCTTGTGTGGTCACCTTGGCTGGTGGATATGCAAGAAATTTCAAAGATACAGTTGAAATTCATTTTAATACGATCACTGCATTCGGTGAAACATAA
- a CDS encoding SpoIIE family protein phosphatase: MSEYSFKPEILIIDDDTEICETLELIVNGLGYFVRYFTNPLQGLEYFDREKNPIVFLDVNMPQTSGLELLPKIKAMDSKTQVLMMTGEHDIQTVVSSLYNRASDFILKPFHAKSIEAAISRSFEYYNFLKDKESMDESIKRDLRLAAKIQSKTMNLPKLKYRIYSEIKPVSFVSGDFSQVIPLNEDNTLILMGDIEGHGVTSGLIAILMTTIHKEFARTTTVSPSQLLSRLNQELCNEIGTHSMTAISILVNHTEKTLTYARGGHPFPIVFQKDNHAPLILHDQSGQILGILKDMEFAEKQIKVNAGAILFLYSDGLLASTSHPLVQTLAQFPGGESRMDAMKSEITNYIQYLETSAKAVDDISYLLLEI; the protein is encoded by the coding sequence ATGTCCGAATATTCTTTCAAACCTGAAATTCTCATCATTGATGACGATACTGAAATTTGTGAAACGCTAGAATTGATTGTCAATGGTTTGGGATATTTTGTACGGTATTTTACCAATCCACTACAAGGACTTGAATACTTTGATCGGGAAAAAAATCCCATTGTCTTTTTAGATGTCAACATGCCTCAAACTTCGGGATTGGAATTGTTGCCGAAAATTAAAGCTATGGATTCGAAAACACAAGTTCTAATGATGACTGGTGAGCACGACATCCAGACGGTTGTATCCTCTCTATACAATCGTGCATCCGATTTTATTTTAAAACCTTTCCATGCCAAATCTATTGAAGCAGCTATTTCAAGGTCGTTCGAATATTACAACTTTCTAAAAGATAAAGAATCGATGGATGAATCCATTAAACGTGATTTGAGGCTTGCAGCAAAAATTCAATCCAAAACAATGAATTTGCCAAAGCTAAAATATAGAATCTATTCTGAGATTAAACCGGTGAGTTTTGTTTCTGGAGATTTTTCCCAGGTCATCCCACTAAATGAAGATAATACATTAATTCTGATGGGTGATATTGAGGGTCACGGCGTTACATCTGGATTGATCGCTATCTTGATGACTACCATTCATAAAGAGTTTGCACGAACAACAACAGTTTCCCCCTCACAGTTGTTATCTAGATTGAATCAAGAACTTTGTAATGAAATTGGAACCCATAGTATGACAGCGATAAGTATACTAGTCAATCATACTGAAAAAACTCTTACGTATGCGAGAGGTGGGCACCCTTTCCCAATCGTATTTCAGAAGGACAATCATGCTCCTTTGATTTTGCATGACCAGTCTGGTCAAATTCTTGGAATTCTGAAAGATATGGAGTTTGCAGAAAAACAAATCAAAGTCAATGCAGGAGCAATCCTATTTTTATACTCTGATGGATTACTTGCTTCAACTTCTCATCCCCTTGTGCAAACTTTAGCACAATTCCCGGGAGGAGAGAGTCGTATGGATGCAATGAAATCCGAAATTACAAACTACATACAATATCTGGAAACTTCAGCTAAAGCAGTGGATGACATATCGTATTTGCTTCTAGAGATTTAA